A genome region from Novipirellula galeiformis includes the following:
- a CDS encoding AI-2E family transporter produces MHRTQTICLVILATIAVGFSLAYLKTVLLPFVIAAFIVIGCRPVLEFIERKLRLHRFFAFVVTFAIGGCLLAAFAILTWVSIVDLSTNSAAYEHRLNKIATWLVDHLPDPKSADAPPDRRGEAAMDHGRATAAVDAWDKAVTPDAMDLPVNRDTPSDRHGSVSDSGADTGMVAAESLSRDELSSEARSHEELPVTVTVARDPSAALQRLIADSSKYVQRYMIEIASGLPNLISYAALVLIFVFFLLLETSTSPAADMNRGRDQRLGLRGEIEEQVRKYLLMKTVLSLLTGLAFGFVLWLFGVPLAVVFGFMAFLLNYIPNIGPLLSCALPVPFLVLSADISPTSAIVCFILIASIQFVSGNVVEQRLMGKSFDVSPVVLLLGLIFFGLIWGIVGMFLATPIVSILKIVLQQSKAGKPIAELMAGRLDLS; encoded by the coding sequence ATGCATCGAACACAAACCATTTGCCTAGTCATCCTGGCGACGATCGCAGTCGGCTTCAGCCTAGCCTACTTAAAAACGGTTTTGCTTCCGTTTGTAATCGCAGCATTCATTGTGATTGGTTGTCGTCCGGTGCTCGAATTCATCGAACGTAAATTGCGGCTTCATCGGTTCTTTGCCTTTGTCGTCACGTTTGCCATCGGTGGCTGCTTGCTCGCCGCGTTCGCGATTTTGACTTGGGTCTCGATCGTGGATTTGTCGACGAACTCCGCCGCCTATGAACACCGCTTGAACAAGATCGCAACTTGGCTCGTGGACCACTTGCCGGACCCAAAGTCCGCAGACGCGCCACCCGACCGACGCGGCGAAGCCGCAATGGACCACGGACGAGCCACCGCCGCGGTGGATGCGTGGGATAAAGCGGTGACGCCCGATGCCATGGACCTGCCGGTGAATCGCGACACCCCGAGCGATCGCCACGGGAGCGTCTCCGACAGCGGAGCAGACACAGGCATGGTTGCTGCTGAGAGCTTGAGCCGTGACGAGCTTTCCAGTGAAGCGCGTTCCCACGAAGAATTGCCGGTCACGGTCACGGTCGCAAGAGACCCTTCGGCAGCGTTGCAAAGGTTGATTGCCGATTCGTCCAAGTATGTCCAACGCTACATGATCGAGATCGCCAGCGGGCTGCCGAATTTGATTTCTTATGCGGCGTTAGTACTGATTTTTGTCTTTTTCTTGCTGCTGGAAACCAGTACCTCGCCCGCTGCGGACATGAATCGGGGGCGAGATCAGCGGCTTGGTTTGCGAGGCGAAATCGAAGAACAAGTGCGTAAGTATTTGTTGATGAAAACGGTCTTGTCGCTACTGACCGGCCTTGCCTTCGGGTTCGTATTGTGGCTGTTTGGCGTCCCGCTGGCCGTCGTGTTTGGCTTCATGGCGTTTCTACTGAATTACATCCCTAACATCGGGCCGCTGCTTAGCTGCGCCTTGCCAGTCCCGTTTCTGGTGCTTAGTGCGGATATCTCACCGACCTCCGCGATCGTTTGTTTCATTCTGATTGCGTCGATCCAGTTCGTCAGCGGCAATGTGGTTGAGCAACGCTTGATGGGCAAATCGTTTGACGTCAGTCCCGTTGTATTACTGCTAGGTCTGATCTTCTTTGGTTTGATCTGGGGCATCGTCGGCATGTTCCTGGCGACACCGATCGTTTCAATCTTGAAGATTGTGCTGCAACAGAGCAAAGCAGGAAAGCCAATTGCGGAACTGATGGCAGGCCGTTTGGACCTTTCTTAG
- a CDS encoding peptidylprolyl isomerase, whose amino-acid sequence MVSRMGLIVALPALALGTLLIGSGAVGTATTVLAQTPAEGAPVYVQVDTTEGAFVIELNAEKAPKTVENFLKYAKEGHYNDTIFHRVIDGFMIQGGGFTADMNEKPAPRMVRNEGGNGLNNDHYTVAMARTPAPHSASSQFFVNTAKNDFLNRANSQDGFGYAVFGKVVEGKEVVDRIGKAPTQAKPNPKVRGMLMQDVPTTPIVIKSVQVVEKK is encoded by the coding sequence ATGGTTTCTCGAATGGGTTTGATTGTGGCGCTGCCGGCATTGGCACTTGGCACGTTGTTGATCGGCAGTGGTGCGGTCGGCACCGCCACGACGGTTCTTGCTCAAACGCCGGCCGAGGGAGCCCCCGTTTACGTTCAGGTCGACACGACCGAAGGTGCATTCGTGATTGAGTTGAACGCAGAAAAAGCTCCTAAGACCGTGGAAAACTTTTTGAAGTATGCCAAAGAAGGCCATTACAACGACACGATCTTTCATCGCGTGATCGATGGATTCATGATCCAAGGCGGTGGGTTTACTGCGGATATGAATGAGAAGCCTGCCCCACGCATGGTGCGTAACGAAGGTGGCAACGGGCTCAACAACGACCACTACACGGTCGCCATGGCACGCACCCCCGCCCCCCACAGTGCGTCGAGCCAATTCTTTGTGAACACGGCTAAAAATGACTTCTTGAACCGAGCCAACTCGCAAGACGGCTTTGGTTACGCGGTCTTCGGCAAGGTCGTCGAGGGCAAGGAAGTCGTTGACCGAATCGGCAAAGCGCCGACGCAAGCCAAACCCAACCCGAAGGTCCGGGGAATGTTGATGCAAGACGTTCCAACGACTCCGATTGTGATCAAGAGCGTCCAAGTGGTCGAAAAGAAATAA
- a CDS encoding ParA family protein, whose amino-acid sequence MRSIAVINQKGGVGKTTSSVNIASALAAQGRRVCLLDLDPQAHASLHLGITAVDGEASMYEVLCGEATIAQARCWVNENLCVIPANLDLAAAELELASEVGREMILRDKLDADDEPFDYFILDCPPSLGVLTVNALVAVNEVFLPLQPHFLALHGLSKLLRTIEVVSRRLNSDLRLSGVMLCMYDSNTRLAAEVSTDIDEFFEASKGAREFYRSAKFFDTRVRRNVRLAEAPSFGKSIFEYAADSNGAADYRALADEVIAQENTFARQPQQPEAHRAAA is encoded by the coding sequence ATGCGATCCATCGCTGTGATTAACCAAAAAGGTGGTGTTGGCAAAACAACCAGCTCCGTCAACATTGCTTCTGCACTCGCCGCCCAAGGCCGGCGCGTTTGCCTGCTCGACCTCGATCCACAAGCCCACGCATCGCTGCACCTCGGCATCACTGCCGTCGATGGCGAAGCGAGCATGTATGAGGTGCTTTGCGGCGAAGCGACCATCGCGCAAGCCCGTTGCTGGGTCAACGAAAATCTTTGTGTGATTCCGGCCAACTTGGATCTTGCCGCCGCCGAACTGGAGCTAGCCAGTGAAGTGGGGCGTGAAATGATCCTGCGTGATAAGCTCGATGCAGATGACGAGCCGTTTGACTACTTTATTTTGGATTGCCCACCCAGCCTCGGCGTCTTGACCGTCAACGCTCTGGTTGCGGTCAACGAAGTCTTTTTGCCGCTGCAGCCGCACTTTTTGGCACTGCACGGATTGAGCAAGCTGCTTCGTACAATCGAGGTCGTCTCGCGTCGGCTTAACAGCGATTTGCGACTCTCCGGTGTGATGCTGTGCATGTACGACTCCAACACACGGTTGGCTGCGGAAGTCAGCACCGATATCGACGAGTTTTTTGAAGCCAGTAAGGGAGCACGCGAGTTTTACCGCAGCGCTAAATTCTTCGACACTCGCGTTCGCCGCAATGTCCGCTTGGCCGAAGCACCTAGCTTCGGCAAGTCGATCTTCGAGTACGCGGCCGACAGCAACGGTGCGGCTGATTATCGAGCTCTGGCTGATGAGGTAATCGCGCAAGAAAATACGTTTGCACGGCAACCGCAGCAACCCGAAGCACACCGAGCCGCTGCGTAG
- a CDS encoding S1 RNA-binding domain-containing protein, producing the protein MTVDLEAIARRGRCEESSLRIALPLLEQGYSPPFLARYRRDELNGLDESSLWALAEALHAEQQLAARRAELLESWRATPIADPALGRAIEKANSKRMLERLGRRIKLESSEAVDSATRLSVRVLNPQKGDGDDLHAIAESMQAVEDANEASAKLEKSLAGRLAGDPRMINAAVQWLGKNAKIHIIEIHDPHSSADHADENSEGDSKPSSTSTKAIDAKTPAKSDKSAKSLTQVADETPAKASETEAVTAKAEPNAAEPNAAESTTPESAGDVANSADNTDAEKVEAVAEAAGTDAPAAESDSKPATDAATDASETSPAATAESSDAEATTAETPATDKAADEIGFTPDTTAKAKAEKKPEPAPAKKQKKVSPRQRRRRWLMSVLKPLQGKRIPASKLSSFQTVMLARALRSQVANCSFEYDANRLVAELQSTAERINPRLADMLRSILIENEAEIRAAAEAAWWDELKERASSRLLGIAADHLRMQVNRSGVEAKVVMSIDAVGPRTAATTIVSSDGRLLHCEDLPCQLSAGMRSQAVLRMGELIHTHHVDLIVVSNGPARRGCLVAVSELVKQSPENSIRWTLADRSGADTYAGSQVADQEMRTTPRRFRSAAWIAFSILQPAGAIAKVDPLKLRLGSFQRELSDQSLMEVLDDVMVSGASRGGVDVNSAPTSWLCRLPGVTPEVANALDAARRTELFQSRAQIEELEQWGDVASTRQALPFLRVFGSQEVLDGTLIHPEDYPLAKKLASTLEIELPPSTPPGYETPNFDEDATPNLSDVVDPAQTGNEAAADAASQVEEKPFGLTAEAEASETETTEATSEEGQADTPQPAPETSAAEAVATSELSAEASDEASPETATSETAETPETPAAETSEAAQPTAPVSLRVVRPRPEKAKIDKCIKEWQIGARRARQLVSWLCDPFGDSDVADGASNAVLSTMPNLKTLKTGDQVIGVVVGVMPFGVFVELAPDCSGLIHVSRVSEQFIEDLHEAIQVGDVITTWVTGIDTKRRRVALSAISPEREAQLEELRQKRNERPARGYNSQNRGGNRDGAPGRGNASGGNARSGGGQAGQANRGGRGKTGAASGGGGRTSGGNDRGGRQTGGQRGGGRDGGRGRDNRGRKQAETYRVVSSKPVEPISDAMLKGDVPLRSFGDLMQFVSKDKVEPAKAEKAKAKPAKEPATKPENASTDESKPENPVAAPVVSEKAAEVTSEKPKLETPATAADSAGDQQNSTPTDPSA; encoded by the coding sequence ATGACTGTCGATCTAGAAGCAATTGCCCGCCGAGGGCGTTGCGAAGAATCAAGTTTACGAATTGCGTTGCCGCTACTTGAGCAAGGCTACTCGCCGCCATTTTTGGCGCGATATCGTCGCGACGAATTGAACGGCTTGGATGAGTCCAGTCTGTGGGCACTCGCTGAGGCGTTGCACGCCGAACAGCAGCTCGCTGCGCGACGCGCCGAATTGTTGGAGAGTTGGCGTGCGACGCCCATCGCCGACCCAGCGCTCGGACGTGCGATCGAAAAAGCAAATTCCAAGCGAATGCTCGAACGGCTCGGACGACGCATCAAACTGGAGTCGAGCGAAGCGGTCGATTCGGCGACTCGATTGTCCGTCCGCGTTCTTAATCCTCAAAAAGGGGATGGCGACGACCTGCATGCGATCGCTGAGAGCATGCAAGCGGTCGAGGATGCGAACGAGGCCAGTGCGAAACTCGAAAAATCGCTCGCGGGCCGCTTGGCGGGTGATCCTCGGATGATCAACGCTGCCGTCCAATGGCTCGGCAAAAATGCGAAAATTCATATCATCGAAATTCATGATCCGCACTCCAGTGCCGATCACGCAGACGAGAATTCCGAGGGCGATAGCAAGCCGAGCTCGACTAGCACGAAGGCGATCGACGCCAAAACGCCAGCGAAATCGGACAAATCAGCCAAGTCGCTGACCCAGGTTGCGGACGAAACACCTGCCAAAGCAAGCGAAACCGAGGCGGTCACCGCCAAGGCGGAACCAAATGCAGCGGAACCGAACGCAGCGGAATCAACCACCCCCGAAAGTGCGGGCGACGTAGCGAACTCCGCCGACAACACGGACGCGGAAAAGGTCGAGGCTGTCGCCGAAGCCGCTGGCACCGACGCGCCCGCTGCGGAATCCGACAGCAAGCCTGCGACCGACGCGGCAACCGACGCTAGCGAAACGTCCCCGGCGGCGACCGCCGAATCGTCTGACGCCGAGGCGACGACTGCAGAAACCCCGGCAACCGATAAGGCTGCCGACGAGATCGGATTCACTCCCGATACCACCGCGAAAGCGAAGGCAGAAAAGAAGCCCGAGCCTGCTCCAGCGAAGAAGCAAAAGAAGGTTTCGCCTCGCCAACGTCGACGCCGTTGGTTGATGAGTGTCCTGAAACCGTTGCAAGGCAAGCGGATTCCGGCCAGCAAGCTCAGCTCGTTCCAAACGGTCATGCTCGCTCGCGCTCTGCGTAGCCAAGTCGCCAATTGCTCCTTCGAATACGATGCGAACCGCTTGGTTGCGGAGTTGCAAAGCACCGCCGAGCGAATCAATCCTCGCTTGGCCGATATGCTGCGAAGCATCTTGATTGAAAACGAAGCGGAAATCCGCGCTGCCGCGGAAGCCGCTTGGTGGGATGAGCTGAAAGAACGAGCGTCCAGTCGCTTGTTGGGAATCGCAGCGGATCATTTGCGAATGCAAGTGAACCGTAGCGGTGTCGAAGCCAAAGTGGTGATGTCGATTGACGCCGTCGGTCCTCGAACCGCAGCGACTACGATTGTTTCGAGCGATGGACGACTGCTGCATTGCGAAGACCTGCCTTGCCAATTGTCGGCCGGAATGCGATCCCAGGCCGTCTTACGAATGGGCGAATTGATCCATACGCACCATGTCGATTTGATCGTGGTGAGTAACGGTCCCGCTCGACGTGGATGTTTGGTCGCGGTGAGCGAGTTGGTAAAACAATCGCCTGAGAATTCGATCCGCTGGACCCTGGCCGACCGCAGCGGTGCGGACACGTACGCGGGTAGCCAAGTTGCGGATCAAGAAATGCGAACGACGCCTCGTCGTTTCCGCAGTGCAGCTTGGATCGCGTTTTCGATCCTTCAACCTGCCGGAGCGATCGCAAAAGTCGATCCGTTGAAATTGCGTTTAGGCTCGTTCCAACGTGAACTCTCCGACCAATCTTTGATGGAAGTGCTCGATGACGTCATGGTCAGTGGCGCATCACGCGGTGGCGTCGACGTCAACTCGGCTCCAACATCGTGGTTGTGTCGCCTACCCGGCGTCACGCCCGAGGTGGCAAATGCACTCGACGCCGCTCGCCGAACCGAGCTGTTTCAATCACGAGCTCAGATCGAAGAGCTAGAACAGTGGGGAGATGTCGCGTCGACGCGACAAGCACTACCATTTTTGCGAGTCTTCGGTAGCCAAGAGGTACTCGATGGAACATTGATCCATCCTGAGGACTACCCGTTGGCGAAAAAGTTGGCATCGACTTTGGAGATCGAACTTCCACCGTCGACCCCACCTGGCTACGAAACTCCGAACTTTGACGAAGACGCGACGCCCAACTTGAGCGACGTCGTTGACCCGGCCCAAACCGGCAACGAAGCCGCAGCCGACGCAGCGAGTCAGGTCGAGGAAAAGCCTTTCGGGTTAACCGCCGAAGCGGAAGCTTCGGAGACGGAGACCACCGAGGCGACGAGCGAAGAGGGCCAAGCCGACACGCCACAACCGGCGCCGGAAACTTCGGCTGCCGAAGCCGTGGCGACCTCCGAATTAAGTGCGGAAGCGTCCGATGAAGCCTCGCCGGAGACCGCGACAAGCGAAACGGCTGAAACACCTGAAACGCCGGCCGCGGAAACAAGCGAAGCAGCACAGCCAACCGCCCCAGTCTCGCTGAGAGTCGTTCGCCCTCGCCCTGAAAAAGCGAAAATCGACAAGTGCATCAAGGAATGGCAGATCGGTGCTCGACGCGCACGCCAATTAGTGAGTTGGTTATGCGATCCATTTGGAGATAGCGACGTCGCCGACGGAGCTTCCAATGCCGTGCTGTCGACGATGCCAAACTTGAAGACCCTGAAGACGGGTGACCAAGTGATTGGGGTCGTCGTGGGTGTGATGCCCTTCGGTGTGTTTGTTGAATTGGCCCCCGATTGCAGCGGTTTGATCCATGTCAGTCGTGTCTCGGAACAATTCATCGAGGACCTTCACGAAGCAATCCAAGTCGGTGATGTGATCACGACATGGGTGACCGGGATCGATACGAAACGCCGACGCGTTGCTTTGAGTGCGATCTCACCCGAGCGTGAAGCCCAACTCGAAGAACTACGTCAAAAGAGGAATGAACGTCCCGCTCGCGGATACAACTCACAAAACCGTGGGGGCAACCGCGACGGAGCACCTGGACGCGGGAACGCATCCGGTGGGAACGCTCGATCGGGCGGGGGTCAAGCTGGACAAGCCAACCGTGGCGGCCGCGGTAAAACCGGTGCGGCTTCGGGTGGTGGTGGACGAACCAGCGGTGGAAACGACCGTGGAGGACGCCAAACCGGCGGACAACGGGGTGGTGGACGTGACGGTGGACGCGGTCGCGATAATCGTGGACGCAAACAAGCCGAAACCTACCGCGTCGTTAGCAGTAAACCGGTCGAACCGATCAGCGACGCGATGCTCAAAGGCGACGTTCCGCTTCGTTCCTTCGGCGATTTGATGCAATTTGTCTCCAAGGACAAAGTCGAACCGGCCAAGGCTGAAAAAGCGAAGGCGAAACCAGCCAAAGAGCCTGCCACAAAACCCGAGAACGCTTCAACGGATGAATCCAAGCCGGAAAATCCCGTTGCGGCTCCTGTGGTAAGTGAAAAGGCCGCTGAGGTAACCTCCGAGAAGCCAAAGTTGGAAACGCCAGCAACCGCGGCCGATTCTGCTGGCGATCAGCAAAACTCAACTCCAACGGATCCATCGGCCTGA
- a CDS encoding response regulator — MIVPNLLVTDDDSAFRRVVCEGLMRRGFEVSEASDGDEALHVIRSKRVHLALVDVHMPRVTGLELMRQLADTPDRPACVLMSAEMDEAIRREAESMQAYQVLSKPIRLHQLCDVVLGALTEVYGWAPNKPR; from the coding sequence ATGATTGTACCTAACTTACTTGTCACCGATGATGATTCGGCATTTCGACGTGTCGTGTGCGAAGGTTTAATGCGCCGCGGGTTCGAAGTGAGTGAAGCCTCCGATGGTGACGAAGCACTGCATGTGATTCGTAGCAAGCGAGTCCATTTGGCGTTGGTTGATGTTCATATGCCACGCGTCACCGGGCTTGAGCTGATGCGTCAGCTAGCTGACACCCCCGATCGGCCAGCGTGTGTGCTGATGTCGGCGGAGATGGACGAGGCGATTCGTCGCGAAGCCGAGTCGATGCAGGCCTATCAAGTCTTGAGCAAGCCGATTCGCTTGCACCAGTTATGCGATGTTGTGCTCGGCGCGTTAACGGAGGTCTATGGCTGGGCCCCCAACAAGCCTCGCTAA
- a CDS encoding AAA family ATPase encodes MRGGASPAAAAAVGELAKRIIGNVELAIVGKRKQCVLSLVAWLSGGHILLEDVPGVAKTMLARALARSVGCKFKRVQCTPDLLPSDVTGTSIFNQKTAEFEFRPGPVFTQILLADEINRATPRTQASLLEAMAEACVTVDSTTHSLQPPFLVIATQNPVDHEGTFPLPEAQLDRFMMRFSLGYPSMDEEFRMLEMLQGAHPIDTLKAVAAAEELVQAQAEIRKIHVDPRVRQYLLQIVHQTRRHEDLALGGSPRATIALFRCSQAMAAIRGRAFVLPDDVKRIVAPVMNHRLIVRPESRLRKVTAEKIVEEILSEIAVPTIEAE; translated from the coding sequence ATTCGCGGGGGAGCCTCTCCTGCCGCTGCGGCGGCCGTCGGGGAACTCGCCAAACGCATTATCGGCAATGTCGAATTGGCCATCGTTGGCAAGCGAAAACAGTGCGTTTTGTCGCTGGTGGCCTGGCTTAGCGGCGGTCATATCCTGTTGGAGGATGTCCCGGGGGTGGCCAAAACCATGCTCGCCCGGGCGCTCGCCCGCAGCGTGGGATGCAAATTCAAACGAGTTCAATGCACCCCCGATCTACTGCCTTCGGATGTCACGGGCACCTCGATTTTCAATCAGAAAACGGCGGAGTTCGAGTTTCGCCCTGGACCGGTATTTACGCAAATCCTGTTAGCCGACGAGATCAATCGCGCCACCCCCCGAACCCAAGCGTCGCTGCTCGAAGCGATGGCCGAAGCGTGCGTCACGGTGGACTCGACGACGCATTCGCTCCAACCGCCCTTCCTCGTCATCGCCACGCAAAATCCCGTCGATCACGAGGGCACCTTTCCGCTGCCGGAAGCTCAGCTGGATCGTTTCATGATGCGTTTTTCGCTCGGTTACCCGTCGATGGACGAAGAGTTTCGCATGCTCGAGATGCTGCAAGGCGCTCATCCGATCGACACGTTGAAAGCGGTCGCCGCAGCGGAAGAACTTGTGCAAGCGCAAGCTGAAATCAGGAAGATCCATGTCGATCCCCGCGTTCGCCAATACTTGCTACAGATAGTCCACCAAACGCGACGACACGAGGATCTAGCGCTCGGCGGCAGTCCGCGAGCGACGATCGCTTTGTTCCGATGTTCGCAAGCGATGGCAGCGATCCGAGGGCGAGCGTTTGTGTTGCCCGATGACGTCAAGCGGATCGTCGCCCCCGTGATGAATCACCGCTTGATCGTCCGCCCCGAAAGTCGGCTGCGCAAGGTCACCGCTGAGAAAATCGTTGAAGAGATCCTCAGCGAGATCGCTGTCCCCACGATCGAGGCCGAGTAG
- a CDS encoding NAD(+)/NADH kinase gives MAVNQVVDWHREGRRPNVVILGAPDRDRVRTELQRLRPVIAATANIVAEDLTFSYDFNDQRFDLVVVLGGDGSILQAARQMGMSQSPVLGINCGRLGFLAALSPDDFLSVWPEVMRGGSEVIDHIMIKVTVFRGGEAVADQLALNEVAILRGAPYRILDIDLYADGHLATRYRCDGLIIATPVGSTAHNLSAGGPILRRNLQAIVISPISPHTLTYRPVVDSAETVLELTVTEPYDSTSVVVDGRILSSLHAGDRVRVERADQTFKMLEVPGQNDYRTLRDKLGWGGSVNSKNAVD, from the coding sequence ATGGCTGTGAACCAAGTTGTCGATTGGCATCGTGAGGGGCGGCGCCCCAACGTGGTGATTTTGGGAGCTCCCGATCGCGATCGCGTGCGCACCGAATTGCAGCGTTTGCGTCCCGTGATCGCAGCCACGGCGAACATCGTCGCCGAAGATCTGACGTTTTCATACGATTTCAATGACCAACGGTTCGACCTAGTGGTGGTGCTGGGCGGTGATGGATCGATTTTACAAGCGGCTCGTCAAATGGGCATGTCGCAATCCCCGGTGCTAGGAATCAATTGCGGCCGACTGGGGTTTCTGGCGGCATTGTCGCCCGACGACTTTTTGAGCGTGTGGCCTGAGGTGATGCGTGGTGGATCCGAAGTGATCGACCATATCATGATCAAGGTCACGGTGTTTCGCGGGGGCGAAGCGGTCGCAGACCAACTCGCTCTCAATGAAGTTGCAATCTTGCGAGGGGCACCCTATCGCATTCTTGACATCGATCTCTACGCCGACGGTCATCTGGCGACCCGTTACCGATGTGACGGATTGATCATTGCGACCCCGGTCGGTTCGACCGCGCACAACCTTTCCGCCGGCGGTCCGATCCTGCGGCGCAACTTGCAAGCGATCGTGATTTCACCGATCAGCCCGCATACGTTGACCTATCGGCCGGTTGTCGATTCGGCCGAAACGGTTCTCGAGTTGACGGTGACTGAACCCTACGATTCGACCAGCGTGGTCGTCGACGGACGCATTCTAAGTTCGCTTCACGCCGGCGATCGGGTGCGCGTCGAGCGTGCCGACCAAACGTTTAAGATGCTTGAGGTCCCAGGCCAAAACGACTATCGGACCCTGCGAGACAAATTGGGTTGGGGCGGATCGGTCAACTCGAAAAACGCGGTGGATTAA
- the dxs gene encoding 1-deoxy-D-xylulose-5-phosphate synthase: MSESQPTTTPPMNHPLLASLSDASPLKSMSRDELKALSAEIRDVLCNLLATRTAHFASNLGVVELCIALHCEFDFRHDRLIWDTGHQIYPHKLVTGRYHDFPSIRTRGGLMGYPNPVESEYDLFMTGHAGCSVSTAVGLRSGDVLSGNRDRRTVAVIGDGAFPSGIVFEAMNNAGELEDDLTIILNDNKMSICPRVGSVATYLDRLRSNPYYNGLKHEVTRLLDLVPMFGDPTERLLAQMKEGVKAGLLGGMLFEELNIRYVGPIDGHDVTMMRKYLAMVREMKGPVLLHVVTEKGHGYKPAAEDPVFFHTPPAFKDERGKPVSLGSSGCPPFTVHARDAIRRQMSQDKRVTIITAAMCQGNKLEPIREQFPDRFFDVGICESHAVAFAAGQCKNGMRPIVDIYSTFLQRSYDQIFQEVALQDLPVVFLMDRAGLTGPDGPTHHGIFDIGYLRVFPNMVVMAPGYAGEVDLMLAKAIEHDHASAMRYPKASALELDRIPDEVVIGKSERIREGSDGTIVAYGAMLDQALAAADLLADDLDVGVINARFVKPIDREMIRETMSGDKFVVTLEEHAKMGGFGSAFLEAACEEHLDTRKIHIVALRDEFIEHGDREELLAEHGLGAEPIAALCREAARTQPIPVQ; this comes from the coding sequence ATGAGTGAATCACAACCAACGACAACCCCGCCAATGAACCATCCTTTGCTCGCCAGTTTGTCGGACGCGAGTCCATTAAAGTCGATGTCACGTGACGAATTGAAGGCCTTATCAGCCGAGATTCGCGATGTGCTCTGCAATCTGTTGGCAACCCGCACGGCGCATTTTGCGTCGAACCTGGGGGTCGTCGAACTCTGTATCGCATTGCATTGTGAGTTCGATTTTCGCCATGACCGCTTGATTTGGGATACCGGCCATCAGATCTATCCTCACAAATTGGTGACTGGGCGCTATCATGATTTCCCTTCGATTCGAACCCGCGGCGGTTTGATGGGGTATCCCAATCCGGTCGAGAGCGAGTACGACTTGTTCATGACCGGACACGCCGGGTGCAGTGTCAGCACCGCGGTGGGACTGCGCAGCGGCGATGTGCTTTCGGGGAACCGCGATCGCCGCACCGTGGCGGTGATTGGTGACGGCGCGTTTCCCAGCGGCATCGTGTTCGAAGCGATGAACAACGCTGGCGAACTCGAAGATGACCTCACGATCATCTTGAATGACAACAAAATGTCGATCTGTCCGCGAGTCGGTTCGGTGGCGACGTACTTGGATCGGCTACGCTCCAACCCGTATTACAACGGGCTGAAGCACGAAGTGACGCGGCTCTTGGATCTCGTCCCAATGTTCGGTGACCCGACCGAACGCTTGCTCGCCCAGATGAAGGAAGGGGTCAAGGCGGGCTTGTTGGGAGGGATGTTGTTCGAGGAGTTGAATATCCGCTATGTCGGTCCCATCGACGGACATGACGTGACGATGATGCGTAAATACTTGGCGATGGTCCGCGAGATGAAGGGGCCGGTGTTGTTGCACGTGGTGACCGAGAAAGGTCACGGTTACAAGCCTGCTGCGGAGGATCCGGTTTTCTTTCACACGCCGCCGGCATTCAAAGACGAGCGGGGCAAACCGGTTTCGTTAGGCAGTTCGGGTTGCCCGCCATTCACCGTTCATGCGCGTGATGCAATCCGTCGCCAAATGTCGCAAGACAAACGGGTCACGATCATCACGGCGGCGATGTGCCAAGGAAACAAACTCGAGCCGATTCGAGAGCAGTTCCCCGATCGCTTCTTTGATGTGGGAATTTGTGAATCGCATGCAGTCGCTTTCGCAGCAGGACAATGCAAAAACGGCATGCGTCCGATCGTCGATATCTACAGCACCTTCTTGCAACGCAGCTATGATCAAATTTTCCAAGAGGTTGCGCTGCAAGATTTACCGGTCGTGTTTTTGATGGACCGCGCTGGATTGACGGGGCCGGATGGGCCGACGCATCACGGTATCTTTGACATCGGTTACCTGCGTGTCTTCCCGAACATGGTCGTGATGGCCCCCGGCTACGCGGGCGAAGTCGATTTGATGTTGGCCAAGGCGATTGAGCACGATCACGCTTCGGCAATGCGTTATCCGAAGGCATCGGCGCTGGAATTGGATCGCATCCCGGATGAGGTGGTGATCGGAAAGAGCGAGCGTATTCGTGAAGGCAGCGATGGCACGATCGTGGCCTACGGTGCGATGCTCGATCAAGCGCTTGCTGCAGCCGATTTGTTGGCGGATGATTTGGATGTCGGCGTCATCAATGCCCGGTTTGTCAAACCGATCGACCGCGAGATGATTCGCGAGACGATGTCGGGAGACAAGTTTGTGGTCACGCTCGAAGAGCATGCGAAGATGGGAGGCTTTGGTTCGGCGTTTCTCGAAGCGGCCTGCGAAGAACACCTCGACACGCGTAAAATTCACATCGTGGCCCTCCGCGATGAATTCATCGAACATGGCGATCGCGAAGAGTTGTTGGCCGAACACGGCCTCGGCGCCGAGCCGATCGCAGCGTTGTGTCGTGAGGCTGCCAGAACACAACCGATTCCGGTGCAATAA